Below is a genomic region from Gillisia sp. Hel_I_86.
AAGAAAGGCTGAAAAATTATATTCAAAACAAAATAGCAATACTCAACAACAATCATATTCATACTACGCATCAAGAAATTGCTGAAGATTTGCATACGAGCAGAGTTGTAATTTCACGCTTGCTAAAAAAAATGGAACAGGAACATAAAATATCGTTACACCGAAGTTTTATTCAAGTCCAAACTGGGTTTTAAAGATGGCGATGAATTTCCTACAACCTTTAATGAGCAGATAAATTATCCCTTTTTTCCTAAATACAGTAACTACCGGAAAGAATGAGCGAGCGAAAAAATCATTTTAGTTAATAAGTACTTATGTATCATAGGTTACTGAAAAAGCCCATTCAAATCTTACTTTTGAGTAAAAATTAGATATTATGAAAATTAAACAGTTTGAATACGAACCACTAGCGCATTTTTCATATGCTATTGTCAGCAATGGAGAAATGGTGGTTGTCGACCCAGAGCGCAACCCGATGAAATATTATGCTTTCGCGAAAGCGAACATGCCAAAATAGTTGCTGTTTTTGAAACACACCCGCACGC
It encodes:
- a CDS encoding helix-turn-helix domain-containing protein, producing the protein ERLKNYIQNKIAILNNNHIHTTHQEIAEDLHTSRVVISRLLKKMEQEHKISLHRSFIQVQTGF